The proteins below are encoded in one region of Vibrio sp. ED004:
- the erpA gene encoding iron-sulfur cluster insertion protein ErpA — protein MSEVNIPLSFSDAAATRVQTLIAEEENPELKLRVYITGGGCSGFQYGFTFDEKVNDGDTTIVNSGVTLVVDPMSLQYLMGGMVDYTEGLEGARFFVNNPNATTTCGCGASFSV, from the coding sequence GTGAGCGAAGTAAATATCCCATTGTCTTTTTCTGATGCAGCAGCTACCCGCGTACAAACGCTAATCGCTGAAGAAGAAAACCCAGAACTAAAACTACGTGTATACATTACAGGTGGTGGTTGTAGTGGTTTCCAATACGGCTTCACATTTGATGAAAAAGTAAATGATGGCGACACTACGATTGTAAACAGCGGTGTAACGCTGGTTGTTGACCCAATGAGCCTACAATACCTTATGGGCGGCATGGTTGATTACACAGAAGGCCTAGAAGGCGCACGCTTCTTTGTGAACAACCCGAACGCTACAACAACATGTGGCTGTGGCGCATCATTCAGCGTATAG
- a CDS encoding efflux RND transporter periplasmic adaptor subunit yields the protein MPTLFSNSPLFQKLKQPWLVSLILVMLLSIWLGLGVGQAEESPEKTATEIPLAKVSFQTFTSSPTFKTIDLYGRTAPDRHARLGAEVAGKIVRLNVVKGDVVKAGQAIAQIDKGDLEIQLERASALYRLKQKEFKAAQSLKKRGLQGEIAYTTAEASLTEAKAMMRNAELALKNTVITSPFSGVVQDLMVELGDFVGIGDPVAGVIDLDPLVIEADVSERHIQHLLVNQSAVVRLLGREEAEGRLRYVSRISSASTNTFPIEIEIDNSEGLLPAGVSAEVKLNLETRDAIKVTPAMLALDEAGNLGVKTLVSVDDSPIVKFVGIQLVKAEQDGVWLTGLGQRVDIITVGQGFVRDGDSVIAVEQGAELSNVTTE from the coding sequence ATGCCCACTCTATTTTCTAACTCACCACTTTTTCAGAAGCTGAAACAGCCGTGGCTGGTGTCTCTGATTTTAGTGATGTTGTTGTCTATCTGGCTTGGCCTAGGAGTGGGGCAAGCAGAAGAGTCGCCAGAGAAAACAGCGACAGAAATCCCGTTGGCCAAGGTCTCTTTTCAAACATTCACCTCATCACCCACCTTTAAAACCATTGATTTATACGGTCGAACGGCACCCGACAGGCATGCGAGATTAGGGGCGGAAGTCGCGGGCAAGATTGTTCGATTGAACGTTGTGAAGGGCGATGTGGTTAAAGCAGGGCAGGCTATTGCTCAGATAGATAAAGGTGATTTGGAAATACAGTTAGAGCGAGCATCGGCTCTGTATCGTTTGAAGCAGAAAGAGTTCAAAGCGGCGCAGTCACTGAAGAAAAGGGGCCTGCAAGGTGAGATCGCTTATACCACCGCTGAGGCATCCTTAACTGAAGCAAAAGCCATGATGCGCAATGCAGAATTGGCTTTAAAGAATACTGTGATTACATCGCCTTTTTCGGGTGTGGTTCAAGATTTGATGGTCGAGTTGGGTGATTTCGTTGGTATAGGCGACCCAGTCGCAGGCGTGATTGACCTTGACCCTCTGGTTATTGAGGCCGATGTCAGTGAGCGCCATATCCAACATCTGTTAGTCAACCAATCTGCTGTGGTCCGCTTACTTGGAAGAGAAGAAGCTGAAGGGCGCTTGCGTTATGTGTCTCGAATTTCTTCGGCCTCAACCAATACTTTCCCAATCGAGATTGAAATCGATAATTCTGAAGGCCTATTACCTGCTGGGGTTAGCGCTGAAGTGAAACTCAACCTAGAAACAAGAGACGCAATCAAGGTGACACCTGCGATGTTGGCTTTGGATGAGGCGGGTAACCTTGGGGTCAAAACGTTGGTTTCAGTCGATGACTCACCAATCGTGAAATTTGTCGGTATTCAGCTAGTTAAGGCAGAACAAGATGGTGTATGGCTCACGGGTTTAGGTCAACGGGTCGATATCATCACTGTAGGACAAGGGTTTGTGCGTGATGGTGATTCGGTGATTGCGGTCGAGCAAGGTGCTGAACTCTCAAACGTAACAACTGAGTAG